From the Aquitalea magnusonii genome, one window contains:
- a CDS encoding GspH/FimT family pseudopilin, with amino-acid sequence MVELLVTISVAAMVMAIAAPAMQALVATNKIATEANRVVAGFNYARTEAVRRNQPVYVCSANLNVNTKVISGCLDQQVSNLYDWGFGQLIYADNLTTGTMGSYDSGEAIKTFSYYGEMNNGAKLNLVMSASPVATVKQIAFGSDGRLLDGNSRKLVLQDSTNNLCRVILIAGSGRSKACDTANDNSCGACS; translated from the coding sequence TTGGTTGAACTGCTGGTCACCATCAGCGTGGCGGCAATGGTGATGGCCATTGCCGCTCCGGCCATGCAAGCACTGGTTGCCACCAACAAGATTGCCACTGAGGCCAACCGCGTGGTGGCGGGCTTCAACTATGCCCGTACCGAGGCGGTACGGCGCAACCAGCCGGTGTATGTCTGCTCGGCCAATCTGAATGTCAATACCAAGGTCATCAGCGGCTGCCTGGATCAGCAGGTAAGCAATCTGTATGACTGGGGTTTTGGCCAGTTGATTTATGCCGACAACCTCACCACCGGCACCATGGGCAGCTATGACAGCGGCGAGGCCATCAAAACCTTCAGCTACTACGGCGAGATGAATAACGGCGCCAAGCTGAACCTGGTGATGTCGGCCAGCCCGGTGGCCACGGTGAAGCAGATTGCCTTTGGCAGTGATGGCCGCCTGCTGGACGGTAACAGCCGCAAGCTGGTGTTACAGGACAGCACCAACAATCTGTGCCGGGTCATCCTGATTGCCGGCTCAGGGCGCAGCAAGGCATGTGACACGGCCAATGACAATAGCTGCGGAGCCTGCTCATGA
- a CDS encoding DUF692 domain-containing protein, translating to MTASSLPAVAGIGLRAPHYRQVLDTLPPLGWVEVHSENFFDGGMPLAMLQRVAQHYPLSLHGVGLGLGSLVRPDGEHLAALKRLVDAIQPAAVSEHLSFNHSAQRYVNDLLPIPYTSAALEVIASHVAETQDALGRRILLENLSSYVEYPGNEMNEGEFLAELVKRTGCGLLLDVNNLYVNGINLGTDVQAVLAALPAEAIGEIHLAGYSERDGMLVDTHSQPVHPGVWQLYAQVIADIGPRPTLIEWDLDIPPLDTLQAEAAKADTILQGARHDA from the coding sequence ATGACTGCGTCTTCCCTTCCCGCCGTTGCCGGCATCGGCCTGCGTGCGCCCCACTATCGTCAGGTGCTGGACACCCTGCCACCGCTGGGCTGGGTGGAAGTACACAGCGAAAACTTCTTTGATGGCGGCATGCCGCTGGCCATGTTGCAGCGGGTGGCGCAACACTATCCGCTGTCGCTGCACGGCGTGGGACTGGGACTGGGTTCGCTGGTGCGCCCGGATGGAGAACATCTGGCGGCGCTCAAACGGCTGGTGGATGCCATCCAGCCAGCGGCAGTATCAGAACACCTGTCCTTCAACCACAGTGCGCAGCGTTATGTAAACGACCTGCTGCCCATTCCTTACACCAGCGCAGCGCTGGAGGTAATTGCCAGCCATGTGGCGGAAACCCAGGACGCGCTGGGGCGGCGCATCTTGCTGGAAAACCTGTCCAGCTATGTGGAATACCCCGGCAACGAGATGAACGAAGGCGAGTTTCTGGCAGAGCTGGTAAAGCGCACCGGTTGCGGCCTGCTGCTGGACGTCAACAATCTCTACGTCAATGGCATCAATCTGGGAACCGATGTACAGGCCGTGCTGGCCGCCCTGCCGGCGGAGGCCATTGGCGAAATCCATCTGGCAGGCTATAGCGAGCGCGACGGCATGCTGGTGGATACCCACAGCCAGCCGGTACACCCCGGCGTCTGGCAGCTATACGCCCAGGTCATCGCCGATATTGGCCCACGCCCGACGCTGATCGAGTGGGATCTGGACATTCCGCCGCTGGACACACTGCAGGCCGAAGCGGCCAAGGCCGACACCATCCTGCAAGGAGCGCGTCATGACGCCTGA
- the queE gene encoding 7-carboxy-7-deazaguanine synthase, whose protein sequence is MYTVKEIFYTLQGEGRQAGRAAVFCRFSGCNLWSGREEDRSKSVCQFCDTDFVGTGPDGGKFATAAALAARIASQWPAGSGGTPYVVCTGGEPLLQLDSALIDALHAEGFEIAVETNGTIAAPDGIDWICVSPKAGSPLLQTRGNELKLVYPQATQLPETVAHLQFDTFYLQPMDGPELAANTRAAIAYCMAHPRWRLSVQTHKVVNIR, encoded by the coding sequence ATGTACACGGTCAAGGAAATCTTCTACACCCTGCAGGGCGAAGGCCGACAAGCAGGCCGCGCTGCAGTGTTTTGCCGCTTTAGCGGCTGTAATCTGTGGTCTGGCCGCGAGGAAGACCGCAGCAAATCTGTCTGCCAGTTCTGCGACACCGATTTTGTCGGCACCGGCCCGGATGGCGGCAAGTTTGCCACCGCCGCCGCACTGGCCGCCCGCATTGCCAGCCAATGGCCGGCAGGCAGCGGCGGCACACCCTATGTGGTGTGCACCGGTGGCGAGCCGCTGCTGCAACTGGACAGCGCGCTGATTGATGCCCTGCATGCCGAGGGTTTTGAAATCGCGGTGGAAACCAATGGCACCATCGCCGCACCGGACGGTATCGACTGGATCTGCGTCAGCCCCAAGGCCGGCTCACCCCTGCTGCAAACCCGTGGCAACGAATTGAAGCTGGTCTACCCGCAAGCCACCCAGCTGCCGGAAACCGTCGCCCATTTGCAGTTCGACACCTTCTACCTGCAGCCGATGGATGGCCCGGAGCTGGCCGCCAATACCCGCGCCGCCATTGCCTACTGCATGGCACACCCGCGCTGGCGGCTGTCGGTGCAGACACACAAGGTGGTCAACATCCGTTAA
- a CDS encoding DUF2282 domain-containing protein, whose protein sequence is MNASKTLLASAMGAVVTLAALAAAPAQAAEQEKCYGVAMAGMNDCASATGAHGCKGQATVDKDPGDWKLLAKGSCQQMGGNTMAPMKQ, encoded by the coding sequence ATGAACGCTTCCAAGACTCTGCTTGCTTCCGCCATGGGCGCTGTTGTTACCCTGGCTGCGCTGGCTGCCGCCCCCGCCCAGGCCGCAGAACAGGAAAAATGCTATGGCGTGGCCATGGCCGGCATGAACGACTGTGCCTCCGCCACCGGCGCACACGGCTGCAAAGGCCAGGCCACGGTGGATAAAGACCCGGGCGACTGGAAACTGCTTGCCAAGGGTAGCTGCCAGCAAATGGGTGGCAATACCATGGCACCAATGAAACAATAA
- a CDS encoding diacylglycerol/lipid kinase family protein: MVQTRLVFILHGLRCPRSLPDRLLQRFAAHYQVDIHITTSAVSAEDMALQAVAQGCDYLIAVGGDGTIHEVINGVMRADAAARERVAVGALPFGTGNDFVRSLGVNDSLEQLEQLIASQRVRRIDLGRLSLRGEAGERVIWFGNIASLGISSAIVEQVRRLPGWLPASVAFYLSILLTLLRYRPRRMQLTLEGGEVISGDFLSLCVANGRYFGSGLGIAPMARLDDGLLEVVMIKRGGGLDFLRHLPSLRKAQPVLDERVRYLSVRSLRIEGQACPLEVDGELAGYAPVHIEVLPQALRCLSALGPQGVAH, from the coding sequence ATGGTTCAGACCCGGCTGGTTTTCATCCTGCATGGCCTGCGCTGTCCGCGCAGCCTGCCCGATCGCCTGTTGCAACGTTTTGCCGCGCATTATCAGGTGGATATCCACATCACCACCTCGGCGGTGAGTGCCGAAGACATGGCCTTGCAGGCGGTAGCGCAGGGCTGTGATTACCTGATTGCCGTGGGCGGGGACGGCACCATCCACGAGGTAATCAATGGTGTGATGCGGGCGGATGCTGCCGCGCGAGAACGCGTGGCGGTGGGGGCGCTGCCGTTTGGCACCGGTAATGATTTTGTCCGTTCGCTGGGGGTGAACGATTCGCTGGAGCAACTGGAACAGTTGATTGCCAGCCAGCGCGTACGCCGCATCGACCTGGGGCGGCTCAGCCTGCGGGGAGAGGCCGGTGAGCGGGTGATCTGGTTTGGCAATATCGCTTCGCTGGGCATCAGCTCGGCCATTGTCGAGCAGGTACGCCGTCTGCCTGGCTGGCTGCCGGCCAGCGTGGCGTTCTATCTGTCCATCCTGCTGACCTTGCTGCGTTACCGGCCACGCCGCATGCAGCTGACCCTGGAGGGTGGCGAAGTCATCAGTGGTGATTTTCTCAGCCTGTGCGTGGCCAATGGCCGTTATTTCGGCAGCGGCCTTGGCATTGCGCCCATGGCAAGGCTGGATGACGGCCTGCTGGAAGTAGTGATGATCAAGCGCGGTGGCGGGCTGGACTTTTTGCGGCATCTGCCCAGCTTGCGCAAGGCGCAGCCGGTGCTGGACGAGCGGGTGCGTTACCTGAGTGTGCGCAGTCTGCGCATAGAGGGTCAGGCCTGCCCGCTGGAGGTGGATGGTGAGCTGGCAGGCTATGCGCCAGTCCATATCGAAGTGCTGCCGCAGGCGCTGCGCTGCCTGTCCGCCCTGGGGCCACAGGGCGTGGCGCATTAA
- a CDS encoding TetR/AcrR family transcriptional regulator encodes MSRPSQFSDTREHLLATGESIILGKGFSAVGLAEILGCAGVPKGSFYHYFRSKEGFGVEMLQRYFEHYDARLLETLDPSQGDARSCLLRYFSGWLDNHRCEENSQSCLAIKLAAEVSDLSEPMREALAEGMGRVIVRLADCIRRGQQEGSLCTRLSAEDTAGSLYSLWVGSALLFKVQHTQQPMLQAQALTDAMLKPGDCQAG; translated from the coding sequence ATGTCACGACCCAGCCAGTTTTCCGATACCCGCGAACACCTGCTTGCCACAGGAGAATCCATCATCCTGGGCAAGGGGTTTTCTGCTGTTGGCCTGGCCGAAATCCTCGGCTGTGCCGGTGTACCCAAAGGCTCCTTCTACCATTACTTCCGTTCCAAGGAAGGCTTTGGGGTAGAGATGCTGCAGCGCTACTTCGAACATTACGATGCGCGCCTGCTGGAAACACTGGACCCTAGCCAAGGCGATGCGCGTAGCTGTTTGCTGCGCTACTTCTCCGGCTGGCTGGATAACCACCGCTGTGAGGAAAACAGCCAGAGCTGTCTGGCCATCAAGCTGGCCGCCGAGGTCTCCGACCTGTCCGAGCCGATGCGCGAAGCGCTGGCCGAGGGCATGGGGCGGGTGATTGTCCGCCTGGCCGACTGTATCCGCCGCGGGCAGCAGGAAGGCAGCCTGTGTACCCGGCTGTCAGCCGAAGACACCGCGGGCAGTCTGTACAGCCTGTGGGTAGGTTCCGCCCTGCTGTTCAAGGTGCAACACACCCAGCAGCCCATGCTGCAGGCACAGGCGCTGACCGACGCCATGCTCAAGCCGGGCGACTGTCAGGCAGGCTGA
- a CDS encoding NADPH-dependent oxidoreductase: MNSTLELMQQHRSIRSYQDKPVPAEVLDAVLDAAWKGPTSINGQQVSLVVVQDAARRQQIAALAGGQPWIAQAPVFVTLVVDFYKTRLGVEAAGAEQVIQDSVEGFAVGAVDAGIALGNLMTAARAAGLGVVPIGGIRRNPQAMIELLQLPELTFPIVGVALGYVDQDSSIKPRLPRESFIHHEHYQAAQLPEQIRQYDQTLASYWQQIGRPDGLPWSANTAQYYQKVYFPEVAPVARKQGFGFDR; the protein is encoded by the coding sequence ATGAACAGCACACTGGAACTGATGCAACAACATCGCAGTATTCGCAGCTATCAGGACAAACCCGTCCCCGCCGAGGTACTGGACGCGGTGCTGGACGCTGCCTGGAAAGGCCCCACCTCCATCAATGGCCAGCAGGTGTCGCTGGTGGTGGTGCAGGACGCCGCGCGCCGCCAGCAGATTGCCGCCCTGGCCGGTGGCCAGCCGTGGATTGCCCAGGCCCCGGTATTTGTCACCCTGGTGGTGGATTTCTACAAGACCCGTCTTGGCGTGGAAGCAGCCGGTGCCGAGCAGGTGATTCAGGACAGCGTGGAAGGCTTTGCCGTCGGTGCCGTGGATGCAGGTATTGCACTGGGCAACCTGATGACCGCCGCCCGCGCTGCCGGCCTAGGTGTGGTGCCGATCGGCGGCATCCGCCGCAATCCGCAAGCCATGATCGAACTGCTGCAACTGCCGGAACTGACCTTCCCCATTGTTGGCGTGGCTCTGGGCTATGTTGATCAGGACAGCAGCATCAAACCGCGCCTGCCGCGTGAGAGCTTTATCCATCACGAACACTACCAGGCCGCACAGTTGCCGGAACAAATCCGCCAGTACGACCAGACGCTGGCCAGCTACTGGCAGCAGATTGGCCGCCCGGATGGCCTGCCGTGGAGCGCCAATACCGCCCAGTACTACCAGAAGGTGTATTTCCCCGAAGTCGCCCCGGTTGCCCGCAAGCAGGGCTTTGGTTTTGACCGTTGA
- a CDS encoding type 1 glutamine amidotransferase domain-containing protein, with product MKQVLFVLTSHDTLGNTGHKTGFWIEEFAAPYYALADKGVAITLASPKGGQPPIDPKSADPSFSTPATERFNQDPALQAVLANTVPLDSVKAADFDAVFYPGGHGPLWDLVDNAASIKLIEDFIAANKPVAAVCHASAVLVNARDTAGQPLVAGRKVTGFSNTEEDAVQLTDIVPLLVEDALQAKGGIYEKGPDWGVFVREDGLLITGQNPASSELVAEKLLARL from the coding sequence ATGAAACAAGTCCTGTTTGTCCTCACCAGCCATGACACGCTGGGCAATACCGGCCACAAAACCGGTTTCTGGATCGAAGAATTTGCCGCGCCCTACTACGCGCTGGCCGACAAGGGTGTGGCCATCACCCTGGCCTCGCCCAAGGGTGGTCAACCGCCGATCGACCCCAAGAGCGCCGACCCAAGCTTCAGCACCCCGGCCACCGAACGTTTCAACCAGGACCCCGCGCTGCAAGCCGTACTGGCCAACACCGTGCCTCTGGACAGCGTCAAAGCCGCTGATTTTGACGCCGTGTTCTACCCCGGCGGCCATGGTCCGCTGTGGGATCTGGTCGACAACGCCGCCTCCATCAAGCTGATTGAAGACTTTATCGCCGCCAACAAGCCGGTGGCTGCCGTCTGCCATGCATCAGCCGTGCTGGTGAATGCGCGCGATACCGCAGGCCAGCCGCTGGTGGCCGGGCGCAAAGTCACCGGTTTTTCCAATACCGAAGAAGATGCGGTGCAGCTGACTGACATCGTGCCGCTGCTGGTGGAAGATGCGCTGCAAGCCAAGGGGGGCATTTATGAAAAAGGCCCGGACTGGGGCGTATTCGTGCGCGAAGACGGCCTGCTGATTACCGGCCAGAACCCGGCATCGTCCGAACTGGTGGCCGAAAAGCTGCTGGCCCGGCTGTAA
- a CDS encoding DUF2282 domain-containing protein, whose product MNASKALLASALGAVVAMGALSATPAVAAEKEKCFGIAQAGKNDCASATGSHSCAGQATKDKDPGDWKYVAKGSCEKMGGKLAK is encoded by the coding sequence ATGAATGCATCCAAAGCCCTGCTCGCCTCCGCTCTCGGTGCCGTTGTCGCCATGGGCGCCCTCAGCGCCACCCCGGCTGTTGCTGCAGAAAAAGAAAAATGTTTCGGCATTGCCCAGGCCGGCAAGAACGACTGCGCCTCGGCCACCGGCAGCCACTCCTGCGCCGGTCAGGCCACCAAGGACAAGGACCCCGGCGACTGGAAATACGTCGCCAAGGGCAGCTGCGAAAAAATGGGCGGCAAGCTGGCCAAGTAA
- a CDS encoding DNA-binding domain-containing protein, with translation MTPEARWQAELLELIAHPDQAADTTLGLHPAGLAVYRNNYRVGLIETLNMIYPVCGQIVGTEFMTGLAREYSKRHASHSGNLHRYGGSFGDFLQDFPPAQALPYLPDVARLEWAVHRSYYAIDQTPLAATALSGIHPDQFGQLRLRLSDSSLALSSPWPVVAIWQGHQPGQTLNVDLESGGEQALVSRHAGKVRVQAETAGMAALLLALQQGLLLEEAAGLALSAQHDFDLQAGLARLFADGLLSHYQL, from the coding sequence ATGACGCCTGAAGCACGCTGGCAGGCCGAGCTGCTGGAGCTGATCGCCCACCCCGACCAGGCCGCTGACACCACACTGGGACTCCATCCTGCCGGGCTGGCGGTCTATCGCAACAACTACCGCGTCGGCCTGATCGAAACCCTGAACATGATTTACCCGGTGTGCGGCCAAATTGTCGGCACGGAATTCATGACCGGGCTGGCGCGCGAATACAGCAAGCGCCATGCCTCGCACTCGGGCAATCTGCATCGCTATGGCGGCAGTTTTGGCGACTTCCTGCAGGATTTTCCACCGGCACAGGCACTACCGTATCTGCCCGATGTGGCCCGGCTGGAATGGGCGGTGCATCGCAGCTATTACGCCATCGACCAGACCCCGCTGGCGGCCACGGCACTGAGCGGCATCCACCCGGATCAATTCGGCCAGCTACGCTTGCGCCTGAGTGACAGCAGCCTGGCCCTGTCATCGCCCTGGCCGGTGGTTGCCATCTGGCAGGGCCATCAGCCAGGCCAGACGCTGAATGTAGACCTTGAGTCCGGCGGCGAACAGGCACTGGTCAGCCGCCATGCCGGCAAAGTCCGCGTACAGGCAGAAACAGCCGGCATGGCTGCCCTGTTGCTGGCACTGCAACAGGGCTTGCTGCTGGAAGAAGCAGCCGGACTGGCCTTGTCGGCACAACACGATTTCGACCTGCAAGCCGGGCTGGCGCGCCTGTTTGCCGACGGCCTGCTCAGCCACTACCAACTGTAA
- the queC gene encoding 7-cyano-7-deazaguanine synthase QueC: MTPNTTKTAEKALVVLSGGQDSTTCLYWALQKFGAANVEAVTFDYGQRHRVELDCARKIAAMAGVRQTVLPIDTFAAIGGNALTDDSITPEEGSRDDDALPNTFVPGRNLIFLTFAAAFGYTRGARHIVTGVAQTDYSGYPDCRENTLQALQLAVRLGMDSRVELHTPLMYLSKAETVTLAQQVGAMEALAWSHTCYNGAVPPCGHCASCALRAKGFAEAGVADPLIERCSKEA, encoded by the coding sequence ATGACACCGAATACCACTAAGACTGCGGAAAAAGCACTGGTCGTGCTGTCCGGCGGTCAGGACTCCACCACCTGCCTCTACTGGGCGCTGCAGAAATTCGGCGCGGCCAACGTGGAAGCCGTCACCTTCGACTACGGCCAGCGCCACCGCGTGGAGCTGGACTGCGCGCGCAAGATTGCCGCCATGGCTGGCGTGCGCCAGACCGTACTGCCCATCGACACCTTTGCCGCCATCGGTGGCAATGCGCTGACCGATGACAGCATTACGCCGGAAGAAGGCAGCCGCGATGACGACGCCCTGCCCAATACCTTTGTGCCCGGCCGCAACCTGATTTTCCTCACTTTTGCCGCTGCCTTCGGTTACACCCGCGGTGCCCGTCACATCGTCACCGGTGTGGCGCAAACCGACTACTCCGGCTACCCGGACTGCCGCGAGAACACCTTGCAGGCGCTGCAACTGGCGGTACGCCTGGGCATGGACAGCCGTGTCGAGCTGCATACCCCGCTGATGTATCTGAGCAAGGCCGAAACCGTCACCCTGGCGCAGCAAGTAGGCGCAATGGAAGCACTGGCCTGGAGCCACACCTGCTATAACGGCGCGGTGCCGCCTTGCGGTCATTGCGCCTCCTGCGCGCTGCGCGCCAAGGGCTTTGCCGAAGCTGGCGTGGCCGACCCGCTGATCGAACGCTGCAGCAAGGAGGCCTGA
- the nemA gene encoding N-ethylmaleimide reductase, whose amino-acid sequence MSLDKLFTPLQVGAVTLNNRIAMAPLTRLRNTEPGDVPTDLSVQYYTQRASAGLIIAEGTHISRTAKGYAGAPGIYSEEQVAAWGKVNASVHAAGGKTALQLWHTGRISHRSLQPDGEAPVAPSAIRAESNTNVRQPDGSLARVPCDEPRALEVSELEDILEDYRRATDNARRAGFDLVEIHGAHGYLLDQFLSPEANVRTDAYGGSVENRARFLLEVVDAVVAEWDAEHVGIRISPLGVFNGVSNVEQQDIALYVIEQLAKRKLAFLHISEPDWAGGPALSEAFRQEIRKRYPGVIIAAGGYNAEKAEKLIGEGYIDAVAFGRSYIANPDLVERLQAGAALNTPDAATFYGGDARGYTDYPALNH is encoded by the coding sequence ATGAGTCTGGATAAACTGTTTACCCCGCTGCAAGTGGGTGCCGTCACCCTGAACAACCGCATTGCCATGGCCCCGCTTACCCGCCTGCGCAATACCGAACCGGGCGACGTCCCCACCGATCTGTCGGTGCAGTACTACACCCAGCGCGCCAGCGCCGGGCTGATCATTGCCGAAGGCACCCACATCTCCCGCACCGCCAAGGGCTATGCCGGTGCGCCGGGTATTTACAGCGAAGAACAGGTGGCCGCCTGGGGCAAGGTGAATGCCTCGGTGCATGCCGCTGGCGGCAAGACCGCGCTGCAACTATGGCATACCGGCCGTATCTCGCACCGCTCCTTGCAGCCGGATGGCGAAGCACCGGTAGCACCGTCGGCCATCCGCGCCGAAAGCAATACCAATGTGCGCCAGCCGGATGGCAGCCTGGCCCGCGTACCCTGCGATGAACCGCGCGCACTGGAAGTATCCGAGCTGGAAGACATTCTGGAAGACTACCGCCGCGCCACCGACAACGCGCGCCGCGCCGGTTTCGATCTGGTGGAAATCCACGGCGCGCACGGCTATCTGCTGGACCAGTTCCTGTCGCCGGAAGCCAATGTACGTACCGATGCCTATGGCGGCAGCGTGGAAAACCGCGCCCGCTTCCTGCTGGAAGTGGTGGATGCCGTGGTGGCCGAATGGGATGCCGAACATGTGGGCATCCGCATTTCGCCGCTGGGCGTGTTCAATGGCGTGTCCAATGTCGAGCAGCAAGACATCGCGCTGTATGTGATCGAACAACTGGCCAAGCGCAAGCTGGCCTTCCTGCACATTTCCGAGCCGGACTGGGCCGGTGGCCCGGCGCTGAGCGAAGCCTTCCGTCAGGAAATCCGCAAGCGTTATCCGGGGGTAATCATCGCCGCCGGTGGCTATAACGCGGAAAAAGCGGAAAAGCTGATTGGCGAAGGCTATATCGATGCAGTGGCCTTTGGTCGCAGCTATATCGCCAACCCGGATCTGGTGGAACGCCTGCAAGCCGGTGCCGCGCTGAACACGCCGGATGCCGCCACCTTCTACGGTGGCGATGCACGGGGCTACACCGACTACCCGGCACTGAACCACTGA
- the pilV gene encoding type IV pilus modification protein PilV, translating to MNKTSGFTMLEVLVSILIVGVGMLAIAGMQGRTLKTVREAETQAVAAMLAGEVADAMRANASATINASGSVTEDWSNYVETSYSDHSSAPITLCAAASATACTSAQMAAYDLYQFKSSLASAFVDSNRSSVRAIVCRDSTASSTINFDDSKLGGCTGGSKLMIRVAWKAAMEKNANAALGSNAANRAASATSSTRVYGYVLQFEP from the coding sequence ATGAATAAAACATCCGGTTTCACCATGCTGGAAGTGCTGGTGTCCATTCTGATTGTGGGTGTCGGCATGCTGGCGATTGCCGGCATGCAGGGGCGTACCCTGAAAACCGTGCGCGAAGCGGAAACGCAGGCGGTGGCTGCCATGCTGGCTGGTGAGGTGGCCGATGCCATGCGTGCCAACGCCAGTGCCACCATCAATGCCAGCGGCAGTGTCACCGAAGACTGGTCCAATTATGTGGAAACCAGCTATAGCGATCACAGCTCGGCCCCGATCACCCTGTGCGCAGCGGCCAGTGCCACGGCCTGCACCAGCGCCCAAATGGCGGCGTACGACCTCTATCAGTTCAAGAGCAGCCTGGCCTCGGCCTTTGTCGACAGCAACCGCTCCAGCGTGCGGGCCATTGTCTGTCGCGACAGCACCGCCTCATCCACCATCAATTTTGATGACAGCAAACTCGGCGGCTGTACCGGTGGCAGCAAGCTGATGATACGAGTGGCCTGGAAAGCGGCGATGGAAAAAAACGCCAATGCCGCGCTGGGCAGTAACGCGGCCAATCGTGCAGCCTCAGCCACCAGCAGTACCCGTGTCTATGGCTATGTCTTGCAGTTTGAACCATGA
- the serB gene encoding phosphoserine phosphatase SerB produces MSTTLVIQSPRLDSRELQELANLAGASSIQQPSPDVARLADADPASRDAISACCQTLGYDFAFVDSSLKLADFGLLVSDMDSTLITIECIDEIADMQGIKPQVAAITERSMRGELDFSASLRERVALLAGLPESALEKVYQERLQLSPGAEQLLARCKENGIRFMLVSGGFTFFTERLKQQLGLDYAYANQLEVVDGKLTGRVVGDIVDAAAKQRLLIEKRTELGLRPQQVIAMGDGANDLLMLGEAGVGVAYRAKPVVQAKADVAINIVGLDGVARLFA; encoded by the coding sequence ATGTCCACTACCCTCGTCATTCAATCCCCCCGTCTCGACAGCCGCGAACTGCAGGAGCTGGCCAACCTTGCCGGCGCCAGCAGCATCCAGCAGCCCAGCCCGGACGTGGCCAGGCTGGCAGATGCCGACCCGGCCAGCCGCGATGCCATCAGCGCCTGCTGCCAGACCCTGGGCTATGACTTTGCCTTTGTCGACAGCAGCCTGAAACTGGCCGACTTCGGCCTGTTGGTGTCCGATATGGACTCGACGCTGATCACCATCGAATGCATTGATGAAATTGCCGACATGCAAGGCATCAAGCCGCAAGTAGCCGCCATTACCGAACGCTCGATGCGTGGCGAGCTGGATTTTTCGGCCTCGCTGCGCGAACGGGTTGCCTTGCTGGCCGGCCTGCCGGAAAGCGCGCTGGAAAAGGTATATCAAGAACGCCTGCAACTGAGCCCTGGCGCGGAACAACTGCTGGCCCGCTGCAAGGAAAACGGCATCCGCTTCATGCTGGTTTCCGGTGGTTTCACCTTCTTTACCGAGCGGCTGAAACAACAACTGGGGCTGGACTATGCTTACGCCAACCAACTGGAAGTGGTGGACGGCAAGCTGACCGGCCGCGTGGTGGGCGATATCGTGGATGCCGCCGCCAAGCAGCGCCTGCTGATCGAAAAGCGCACAGAACTTGGCTTGCGTCCGCAACAGGTGATTGCCATGGGTGACGGTGCCAACGACCTGCTGATGCTGGGTGAAGCCGGCGTGGGTGTGGCCTACCGCGCCAAACCGGTGGTGCAGGCCAAGGCCGATGTTGCCATCAATATCGTAGGACTGGATGGCGTGGCCAGGCTGTTTGCCTGA
- a CDS encoding DoxX family protein, which produces MQVLRPKLLPLQQLFDQASHCARPLVLLLFRLWVANVFFKSGLTKLADWDTTLLLFTEEYHVPLLPPALAAVMGTFGETVFSSLLAVGLFGRFAAAGLFVVNLMAVISYPGLTDVTRQFHYYWAMLLLALFAFGPGTLALDAAWQRWRQRRRGH; this is translated from the coding sequence ATGCAAGTTCTCAGACCAAAACTGCTGCCACTGCAGCAACTGTTCGACCAGGCCAGTCACTGCGCCCGTCCGCTGGTGCTGCTGCTGTTCCGGCTGTGGGTGGCAAATGTATTTTTCAAATCCGGCCTCACCAAGCTGGCTGACTGGGACACCACCCTGCTCTTGTTTACCGAGGAATACCACGTACCCTTGCTGCCGCCCGCCCTGGCCGCGGTAATGGGCACCTTTGGCGAAACCGTGTTTTCCAGCCTGCTGGCCGTCGGGCTGTTTGGCCGCTTTGCCGCCGCCGGGCTGTTCGTGGTCAACCTGATGGCGGTGATCAGCTACCCCGGCCTCACCGACGTCACCCGCCAGTTCCATTACTACTGGGCCATGCTGCTGCTGGCACTCTTCGCCTTCGGCCCCGGCACCCTGGCGCTGGATGCCGCCTGGCAACGCTGGCGCCAGCGTCGCAGAGGGCATTGA